The following are encoded together in the Candidatus Methylomirabilis oxygeniifera genome:
- the engA gene encoding GTP-binding protein engA: MSLPIVTIVGRPNVGKSTLFNRLVGGRRAIVHDQPGVTRDRLYATVEWKGRAFTLGDTGGLEPGVGTGLAAQVLAQVRQAVQESVLVIFVVDAREGLTPLDEEIARLLRHDVQTRIVVAPNKVDRPTHEVLASEFFRIGFAEVCPVSAEHGLGVAELCDVIAEALPVTESASESKAIRVTVVGRPNVGKSSLVNALLGQERVIVSEQAGTTRDAIDTPFTYNDTAYILIDTAGLRSRSKVQQPLERFSVVRALKAIERSDVALILVDAKDGITDQDAKIAAYVQDVGSGAIVVANKWDLMPSGADARQQFTLEIRDRLRHVDYAPIAFVSALTGSDVPTLFPLVQSVAQARAHRVSTPHLNELIGEAVQKYPPPAHGKRPVRFHYATQAASLPPTFLLFVSDPRAVRVPYRRYLVNQLRAAYGFVGTPIRLVLKGKRGS, from the coding sequence ATGTCTCTTCCTATCGTCACAATTGTGGGTCGACCCAATGTTGGGAAATCAACCTTATTCAACCGACTGGTCGGCGGGCGACGGGCGATTGTGCATGATCAGCCCGGCGTCACCAGGGACCGGCTCTACGCCACAGTCGAATGGAAGGGCCGTGCGTTCACTCTCGGTGATACCGGGGGGCTGGAGCCGGGTGTTGGAACCGGTCTCGCAGCCCAGGTGCTCGCCCAGGTCCGGCAGGCGGTCCAGGAGTCCGTCCTCGTCATCTTCGTGGTTGATGCCCGAGAGGGACTGACGCCATTGGATGAGGAGATCGCCCGGCTACTTCGTCACGACGTCCAGACGCGCATCGTTGTGGCGCCGAATAAGGTCGATCGGCCGACGCACGAGGTGCTGGCATCCGAATTCTTTCGGATAGGATTTGCTGAGGTCTGTCCGGTTTCTGCCGAGCATGGCCTGGGTGTGGCGGAGCTGTGTGACGTCATTGCCGAGGCGCTGCCGGTGACAGAGAGTGCGTCCGAATCGAAGGCCATCCGTGTGACGGTCGTCGGTCGCCCGAATGTAGGCAAATCATCGCTGGTGAATGCGCTGCTGGGTCAGGAGCGTGTGATCGTGAGCGAGCAGGCGGGCACAACGCGGGATGCGATCGATACCCCGTTCACCTATAACGACACCGCGTATATCCTGATCGACACCGCAGGGCTCCGCTCCCGCAGTAAGGTCCAACAGCCATTGGAACGGTTCAGTGTGGTGCGGGCGCTCAAGGCTATTGAACGGAGCGATGTGGCCCTGATCCTGGTTGACGCCAAAGACGGGATTACCGACCAGGATGCCAAGATTGCCGCGTACGTTCAGGATGTCGGAAGCGGCGCCATCGTGGTGGCGAATAAGTGGGACCTGATGCCGTCTGGAGCCGACGCCCGGCAACAGTTCACGCTGGAGATCCGCGATCGACTGCGGCACGTGGATTACGCGCCCATCGCATTCGTCTCGGCCCTGACCGGCTCTGACGTGCCGACATTGTTTCCGCTTGTGCAGAGCGTCGCGCAAGCGCGCGCTCACCGGGTCTCGACTCCCCATCTCAACGAGCTTATCGGTGAGGCGGTCCAGAAGTATCCTCCGCCCGCTCACGGCAAGCGCCCCGTTCGATTTCATTACGCCACACAGGCCGCCAGTCTTCCGCCCACCTTTCTGTTATTCGTCAGCGACCCACGCGCGGTCCGAGTTCCCTACCGCCGCTATCTGGTCAACCAACTCAGAGCCGCCTACGGCTTCGTCGGCACCCCGATCCGCTTGGTCTTGAAAGGCAAGCGCGGCTCATAG
- a CDS encoding GTP-binding protein YchF, with amino-acid sequence MRIGIIGLPASGKSTVYGLLTHGQPSHQAGQLGEASIAVVKVPDPRLERLALMFTPKKVTPASVELVDFAPLVKESGKPTSAGTQLLPQMRQSTALLMVVRAFKDERVPHIEGRVDPAKDAATLWAELVLADLDVVEKRIARIEEAFRKGKKGESQQELALLKRCYTALQEEQPLRGMSLTAEEERLLRGFQFLTAKPSLVVVNTDEEGGGDLGILEAIPALGTSQPASIAVPAKLELELADLPPDEAGTFRTELGLEASAAPRLRQACYDLLGVMTFFTVGSDEVRAWTIPLGATALQAAGAIHSDLAQGFIRAEVVAYEALIRCGSLAATRHEGSFRLEGKDYRVVDGDIMTIRFNV; translated from the coding sequence ATGCGCATCGGTATTATTGGACTGCCGGCCTCCGGCAAGAGCACCGTGTACGGGCTACTGACCCACGGCCAGCCAAGCCACCAGGCGGGCCAGTTGGGGGAGGCCTCAATCGCTGTCGTCAAGGTCCCCGATCCCCGTCTCGAGCGCCTGGCACTCATGTTCACGCCAAAAAAGGTGACGCCAGCCAGCGTGGAGCTTGTTGACTTCGCCCCGCTGGTGAAAGAATCGGGTAAGCCCACGAGCGCCGGCACACAGCTCCTCCCGCAGATGCGGCAGAGTACCGCCCTCCTCATGGTCGTTCGGGCCTTCAAGGATGAACGGGTCCCCCACATCGAGGGGCGGGTCGATCCGGCTAAGGATGCGGCGACGCTGTGGGCCGAGTTGGTCCTGGCCGATCTGGATGTGGTGGAGAAACGGATCGCCAGGATCGAAGAGGCCTTTCGAAAGGGAAAAAAAGGCGAGAGTCAGCAGGAATTGGCCCTCCTGAAGCGTTGTTATACGGCACTACAAGAAGAACAGCCATTGCGGGGGATGTCGTTAACGGCTGAAGAGGAGCGCCTGCTTCGCGGCTTTCAGTTCCTGACGGCCAAGCCAAGCCTTGTAGTGGTCAATACCGATGAAGAGGGCGGCGGCGACCTTGGAATCCTTGAGGCCATACCGGCACTGGGTACCTCCCAGCCCGCCTCGATAGCCGTCCCGGCCAAACTGGAACTGGAGTTGGCGGACCTGCCTCCGGATGAAGCCGGCACCTTCCGTACCGAACTCGGGCTGGAGGCGTCCGCGGCGCCGCGACTGCGGCAAGCCTGCTATGACCTGTTAGGCGTGATGACCTTCTTTACGGTAGGAAGCGATGAGGTCCGGGCCTGGACGATTCCCCTGGGCGCCACAGCGCTTCAGGCGGCGGGCGCAATCCATAGCGATCTCGCGCAGGGTTTCATCCGAGCCGAGGTCGTCGCCTATGAGGCGCTCATCCGCTGCGGCTCGCTGGCGGCCACACGGCACGAGGGGTCGTTCCGGCTCGAAGGGAAAGACTACCGCGTGGTCGATGGCGATATCATGACGATCCGATTCAACGTCTGA
- a CDS encoding protein of unknown function (Evidence 5 : No homology to any previously reported sequences): MRFRYPGRPSLVLELTTGRKNFNSKPWRPTGFGGARSWACAIVTHQHERLPVFTETGYKAHYNKLPRGKLRGIVFCSGPSFRA; this comes from the coding sequence ATGAGGTTTCGATATCCAGGTAGGCCTTCATTGGTACTTGAGCTTACCACAGGTCGTAAAAATTTCAATTCAAAACCATGGAGGCCGACCGGTTTCGGTGGCGCGCGCTCCTGGGCCTGTGCTATTGTGACACACCAGCACGAACGGCTCCCTGTTTTCACGGAGACAGGTTACAAGGCACACTATAATAAACTACCCCGCGGTAAGCTGCGAGGTATCGTCTTCTGCTCTGGCCCGTCATTCCGTGCTTGA
- a CDS encoding Exonuclease-like protein: protein MKAYLDIETSFDGAITVVGLYAPDRGLIQLIGTQISDVTVWQALDGVETICTYNGSRFDLPVIRRRLGLDLCATIESHDLMYTCWRYGLFGGLKRVEAQLSIPRRSKGIDGMEAMRLWSRYEDGGDEEALQMLLTYNREDVMNLPVLEARLMEFEGTYARRD from the coding sequence ATGAAGGCCTACCTGGATATCGAAACCTCATTCGACGGTGCCATCACGGTCGTGGGTCTGTATGCTCCAGACCGTGGCCTGATCCAGTTGATCGGTACACAGATCAGCGATGTCACAGTCTGGCAGGCGCTGGACGGCGTGGAGACGATCTGTACGTATAACGGCAGCCGCTTCGATCTCCCGGTGATCCGTCGCCGACTGGGTCTCGACCTGTGCGCGACGATCGAATCCCACGATCTGATGTATACGTGCTGGCGGTATGGCCTGTTCGGCGGGCTGAAACGGGTGGAGGCGCAGCTCAGTATTCCCCGGCGTTCCAAGGGAATTGATGGTATGGAGGCGATGCGGCTGTGGTCCAGATACGAGGATGGCGGTGACGAGGAGGCGTTGCAGATGCTCCTCACCTACAACAGGGAGGATGTCATGAACCTCCCGGTTCTCGAAGCGCGGCTCATGGAGTTCGAAGGCACCTATGCGCGTCGCGATTAA
- a CDS encoding tRNA 2-methylthioadenosine synthase-like protein — translation MRVAIKTLGCRQNQCESDAIQESLRRDGHTAVGPDDAADLFIINTCSVTQEADADSRQMIRRAVRRNPSARVVVTGCYAQIAAGEIAAIPGVALVAGNGEKAQLSEMISGLREQSSPLIAVSDIQQSTRFAPLPPPIGATRSRALLKVQDGCSYRCTFCIVPETRGPNRSQSTDAVLRDLRVLVDAGYPEVVLTGTHLGTYGRDLSTGSSIAGLVADMLETAAPARLRLSSLDPHEVGEELIGCFGRFENLCRHLHLPVQSGDETVLKRMRRPHTADDFRRLVERLAETVPGIAIGTDVIVGFPGEGDAEFEQTYRLLDRLPIAYLHVFNYSQRRGTVAAVMPNHVPKDVRAARSAALRALSDAKWRAFRQTQVGQSFAAVVLEGRDAPTGRLDALTDNYITVQVERTEESVGRMVALSIETVTERETIGRLQRRCANDFIPTPEDK, via the coding sequence ATGCGCGTCGCGATTAAGACCTTGGGGTGTCGGCAAAATCAATGCGAGAGCGATGCCATCCAGGAGTCACTGCGGCGGGATGGGCATACAGCGGTTGGCCCGGACGACGCAGCCGACCTATTCATCATTAATACCTGTTCCGTTACACAGGAGGCCGACGCCGACTCGCGACAGATGATCCGGCGGGCGGTTCGCCGGAACCCGTCTGCCCGAGTGGTCGTCACCGGCTGTTATGCCCAGATTGCTGCCGGAGAGATTGCGGCGATCCCCGGTGTGGCCTTGGTGGCAGGTAATGGCGAGAAGGCCCAACTCTCCGAGATGATCTCCGGCCTGCGCGAGCAGAGTTCGCCGCTTATCGCCGTATCAGATATCCAGCAGTCGACTCGCTTCGCTCCGCTGCCGCCGCCGATCGGCGCGACTCGCAGCCGGGCGCTCCTCAAGGTCCAGGATGGGTGCAGCTATCGCTGTACCTTCTGTATCGTTCCGGAGACCCGCGGGCCGAATCGAAGCCAGTCGACCGATGCGGTGCTGCGCGATCTGCGGGTCCTTGTGGACGCCGGGTATCCGGAGGTGGTCCTGACCGGGACGCACCTGGGGACGTATGGGCGCGATCTGTCGACCGGCAGTTCAATCGCCGGATTGGTGGCGGACATGCTGGAGACGGCGGCGCCCGCGCGGTTGCGCCTGAGTTCACTCGATCCGCACGAGGTCGGCGAGGAATTGATCGGCTGCTTCGGCCGCTTTGAAAACCTTTGCCGTCATCTGCACCTGCCGGTGCAGAGCGGCGATGAGACGGTCCTCAAGCGCATGCGGCGACCGCACACGGCCGACGATTTTCGGCGGCTGGTGGAACGGCTTGCGGAGACGGTACCCGGGATCGCCATCGGGACGGATGTCATTGTCGGGTTTCCAGGTGAAGGGGACGCAGAATTTGAGCAGACCTATCGACTGCTTGACCGTCTGCCGATTGCGTATCTGCACGTATTCAATTACTCGCAGCGGAGGGGAACGGTTGCAGCCGTTATGCCGAATCACGTCCCAAAGGATGTGAGGGCAGCCAGGAGCGCTGCGCTCCGAGCACTGAGCGACGCGAAGTGGCGCGCATTTCGACAGACGCAGGTGGGACAGTCGTTTGCGGCCGTCGTCCTGGAGGGACGCGATGCGCCGACCGGGCGGCTCGACGCGCTGACCGACAACTATATTACGGTACAAGTCGAGCGTACTGAGGAGAGCGTCGGCCGCATGGTCGCTCTGAGTATCGAGACGGTGACCGAACGGGAGACCATTGGTCGCCTGCAGAGGCGTTGCGCCAACGACTTCATACCCACGCCGGAGGACAAATGA
- a CDS encoding 5'-methylthioadenosine phosphorylase (Evidence 2a : Function of homologous gene experimentally demonstrated in an other organism; PubMedId : 10404592, 8687427; Product type e : enzyme), with protein MSQGLIGIIGGSGLYEMEGLERVEERRVETPFGAPSDAYIVGSLAGRRVAFLARHGRGHRLMPSELNFRANIFGFKLLGAERVISASAVGSMREDLPPLDIVIPDQFFDRTKGRVSTFFGRGLVAHVSFADPTCPVLGELLFAAGQSVGARMHLGGTYLCIEGPQFSTRAESRIYRSWGVDVIGMTNLQEAKLCREAEICYATLALVTDYDVWHETEQDVSVEAVVAILKQNAETAKAIIKATVASFPADREGCSCGSAMHDAIITARDIITADIPELLRPIIGKYVQ; from the coding sequence ATGAGCCAGGGCCTGATCGGTATTATCGGCGGAAGCGGGTTGTATGAAATGGAAGGACTCGAGCGGGTCGAGGAGCGGCGCGTCGAGACCCCCTTCGGGGCGCCGTCAGATGCCTATATCGTCGGGTCCCTGGCAGGGCGACGAGTGGCGTTTCTCGCGCGGCACGGACGCGGCCATCGCCTGATGCCGTCCGAGTTGAATTTCAGGGCGAACATCTTCGGGTTCAAGCTCCTGGGCGCGGAGCGGGTAATCTCCGCCTCGGCGGTGGGCAGTATGCGCGAGGATCTCCCGCCTCTGGATATTGTCATTCCGGATCAGTTCTTTGATCGAACGAAGGGGCGGGTCAGCACCTTCTTCGGGCGTGGCCTCGTCGCGCATGTGAGCTTCGCCGATCCGACCTGTCCGGTCCTGGGAGAGTTACTGTTCGCCGCCGGGCAGTCGGTGGGGGCCCGAATGCATCTCGGTGGCACGTACCTGTGCATCGAGGGACCGCAGTTCTCGACCAGGGCCGAGTCGCGGATCTATCGAAGCTGGGGAGTGGATGTCATCGGGATGACCAATCTGCAAGAGGCGAAGCTCTGCCGCGAGGCCGAGATCTGCTATGCGACGCTGGCCCTGGTGACCGATTATGATGTCTGGCACGAGACAGAGCAGGATGTGTCGGTGGAGGCGGTGGTGGCGATTTTGAAGCAAAACGCCGAAACCGCCAAGGCCATCATCAAGGCCACGGTGGCGTCGTTTCCGGCCGACAGGGAAGGCTGCTCGTGTGGGAGCGCGATGCACGATGCGATTATCACCGCTCGCGATATAATCACCGCCGACATTCCGGAGCTGCTGCGACCGATTATTGGGAAGTATGTTCAGTAA
- a CDS encoding PfkB domain protein produces MSILVVGSVALDSVRTPFGDAKEALGGSATYFSVAASFFADVRIVAVVGEDFPEEHLAFLKSRSIDLEGLVRVPGRTFRWIGEYGFDLNEAKTLETQLNVFATFQPEIPKAYKESDLVFLANIDPDLQREVLGQVRLPKLVAADTMNYWINGKPEALQETLKSVDVLLINDAETRQLADEPNLVRAAQKILGWGPTSLVIKRGEYGALMVRKGGWFAAPALPLDSVFDPTGAGDCFAGGFIGYLANTMNFEESNIRKAIVMGSVMASFNVEAFSLDRLRRLTYPEIEARYKVFKRLAHFEDL; encoded by the coding sequence ATGAGTATCCTTGTTGTCGGATCGGTCGCGCTTGACTCGGTTCGTACGCCATTCGGCGACGCGAAGGAGGCGCTGGGAGGATCGGCGACGTACTTCTCAGTGGCGGCCAGCTTCTTCGCCGATGTGCGGATTGTGGCCGTTGTGGGGGAGGACTTTCCCGAAGAACACCTGGCGTTTCTGAAGAGCCGGTCGATTGATCTTGAGGGGCTGGTGCGGGTTCCGGGGCGCACCTTCCGATGGATCGGAGAGTATGGATTCGATCTGAATGAGGCGAAGACCCTGGAAACCCAACTCAATGTCTTTGCAACGTTTCAGCCGGAGATCCCCAAGGCATACAAAGAGAGCGATCTAGTCTTCCTGGCCAATATCGATCCCGATCTGCAGCGGGAGGTTCTTGGCCAGGTCCGCTTACCCAAGCTTGTTGCCGCTGATACGATGAACTACTGGATCAATGGAAAGCCCGAAGCGCTCCAGGAGACACTGAAATCGGTAGATGTCCTGCTGATCAACGACGCCGAGACCCGGCAGCTTGCCGACGAGCCCAACCTGGTCCGGGCCGCCCAGAAGATCCTGGGCTGGGGGCCGACCTCACTGGTCATCAAGCGAGGCGAGTACGGCGCGCTGATGGTCCGAAAGGGCGGGTGGTTTGCCGCGCCCGCGCTTCCGCTCGATTCGGTGTTTGACCCGACGGGAGCGGGCGATTGCTTTGCCGGCGGTTTCATCGGCTACCTGGCCAACACGATGAATTTTGAGGAGTCCAACATCCGGAAGGCGATCGTGATGGGGTCGGTGATGGCGTCTTTTAACGTCGAAGCGTTTTCGCTCGATCGTTTACGACGGTTGACCTATCCTGAAATCGAGGCGAGGTATAAGGTCTTCAAACGTCTTGCCCATTTTGAAGACCTCTAG
- a CDS encoding putative propionyl-CoA carboxylase beta chain (Evidence 3 : Function proposed based on presence of conserved amino acid motif, structural feature or limited homology; Product type pe : putative enzyme), which translates to MNEMANERHKDRLEELRRRRDAARQGGGQERVDRHHQSGKLTARERIDLLLDPGSFTELDAFVTHQCHDFDMDRQRIPGDGVIIGYGTIDGRQVYLFAQDFTVFGGSLSGAHAAKICKAMDLALKMGAPIIGLSDSGGARIQEGVVSLAGYADLFLRNTLASGVIPQIAAIMGPCAGGAVYSPALMDFVVMVRHTSHMFVTGPDVIKTVLHEEVDFEGLGGAMTHNAVSGVAHFAVDSEQECLATIRELLSYLPQNNLEDPPRCASRDDPERQEEALNGLIPDSPNRPYDIKELIRMVVDDGEFLEVQEHFAQNMVVGFGRLDGQSAGFVANQPAMLAGCLDISSSVKAARFIRFCDAFNIPIVTLEDVPGYLPGTAQEHGGIIKHGAKLLYAYGEATVPKITIIVRKAYGGAYCVMGSKHMRADLNFAYPTAEIAVMGPEGAVNILYKRKMADEDDVASFRAEKVAEFRDKFANPYIAAERGYIDEVIEPKETRPKLIRALRSLKTKRETNPPKKHGNIPL; encoded by the coding sequence GTGAACGAGATGGCGAATGAGCGCCATAAGGACAGGCTGGAGGAGCTGCGCCGCCGACGCGACGCCGCTCGGCAAGGCGGCGGACAGGAGCGTGTCGATCGGCATCATCAGTCCGGGAAGCTGACGGCGCGCGAGCGAATCGATCTGCTCCTTGATCCGGGGAGCTTCACCGAGCTGGATGCCTTCGTGACCCATCAGTGTCACGACTTTGATATGGACCGGCAACGGATCCCCGGCGACGGTGTCATTATCGGATACGGAACGATCGACGGGCGACAGGTGTATCTCTTCGCCCAGGATTTTACTGTGTTCGGCGGCAGCCTGAGCGGGGCCCACGCCGCCAAGATCTGCAAGGCGATGGATCTGGCCCTGAAGATGGGCGCTCCGATCATCGGCCTCAGCGATTCTGGCGGGGCCAGAATCCAGGAGGGGGTCGTTTCGCTGGCGGGATATGCCGATCTCTTCCTTCGCAACACGCTGGCCTCAGGGGTGATCCCGCAGATTGCGGCCATTATGGGGCCGTGCGCGGGCGGGGCGGTCTATTCGCCGGCCTTGATGGATTTCGTCGTCATGGTTCGCCATACCAGCCATATGTTCGTGACGGGACCTGATGTGATCAAGACAGTCCTACACGAAGAGGTCGACTTTGAAGGGCTGGGCGGCGCGATGACCCATAATGCCGTATCGGGCGTCGCCCACTTTGCCGTCGATTCGGAGCAGGAGTGTCTGGCCACGATCAGAGAACTGCTGTCGTATCTCCCACAGAACAATCTGGAAGATCCGCCTCGCTGTGCGTCCAGAGACGATCCGGAGCGACAAGAAGAGGCTCTGAACGGGCTCATCCCCGACAGCCCCAACCGACCGTACGACATAAAGGAACTGATCCGGATGGTGGTGGACGACGGCGAGTTTCTCGAGGTTCAGGAACATTTTGCCCAGAACATGGTGGTGGGTTTTGGACGTCTGGACGGGCAGTCGGCCGGGTTTGTCGCGAACCAGCCTGCCATGCTGGCCGGGTGCCTCGACATCAGCTCGTCCGTCAAGGCAGCTCGCTTCATCCGCTTTTGCGATGCCTTCAACATTCCCATCGTGACGTTGGAGGACGTTCCCGGTTATCTGCCCGGCACGGCTCAGGAGCATGGCGGCATCATCAAGCACGGCGCGAAGCTGCTGTACGCCTATGGGGAGGCGACCGTGCCGAAAATTACCATCATTGTGCGAAAGGCCTACGGGGGCGCCTATTGCGTGATGGGCAGCAAACATATGCGGGCCGATCTCAACTTCGCGTACCCGACCGCCGAGATCGCGGTCATGGGTCCCGAGGGCGCGGTCAACATCCTGTACAAGCGAAAGATGGCCGATGAGGATGACGTCGCATCCTTTCGCGCGGAAAAGGTGGCGGAGTTCCGCGATAAGTTTGCCAATCCGTATATTGCCGCAGAGCGGGGCTATATCGACGAAGTGATCGAGCCGAAAGAGACCCGCCCGAAACTGATCCGGGCGCTCAGGTCATTAAAGACAAAGCGCGAGACGAACCCTCCAAAGAAACATGGGAACATTCCTCTCTAA
- the accC gene encoding acetyl CoA carboxylase, biotin carboxylase subunit (Evidence 2b : Function of strongly homologous gene; Product type e : enzyme) has translation MFNKILIANRGEIAVRVIRACREMGIGTVAVYSEADRAALHVRLADEAYLIGPAPSPQSYLKIDRIIETAKLAGAKAIHPGYGFLSENAEFAMRCEEEGLVFIGPSSHAIRAVGGKTAGRSLASQAGVPIVPGSTRDLTDREVLQAVQEIGLPVVIKASAGGGGKGMRIVSTEAMLGSALRATRSEAAAAFGNAAIYVERYVGAARHIEIQVMADTRGNVVYLGERECSLQRRHQKVIEESPSPFVDLELRRRMGEAAVRLAKAANYTNAGTMEFLVDPSKNFYFLEMNTRLQVEHPITEMVTGLDLVKEQIRIAAGDVLSVRQDEIRLRGHAIECRIYAEDPFNNFMPSPGRIRALRTPGGPGLRIESAIYEGCDVPIHYDPLISKLVVWGRDRGEAIARVRRALAEYVILGVKTNIPFHRQVLNLSQFVTSQINTEFLESWLATGLSPENGAFAEIALIAGALHLHTRKRPAPTPVAQGVQTDSLWTRVARQEGMRRR, from the coding sequence ATGTTTAACAAGATACTGATTGCGAATCGCGGAGAGATTGCCGTTCGAGTGATCCGCGCCTGCCGCGAGATGGGCATCGGCACGGTGGCCGTCTACTCGGAGGCCGACCGCGCCGCGCTGCACGTCAGGTTGGCCGACGAGGCGTACCTGATCGGCCCAGCCCCGTCCCCACAGAGTTATCTCAAGATTGATCGGATCATTGAGACCGCGAAGCTGGCCGGTGCCAAGGCGATCCATCCAGGCTATGGCTTCCTGTCGGAGAACGCGGAGTTTGCCATGCGGTGCGAGGAAGAAGGACTGGTATTTATCGGTCCTTCTTCTCACGCTATCCGCGCCGTGGGTGGCAAGACCGCCGGTCGGAGCCTGGCGAGCCAGGCTGGTGTCCCTATCGTCCCTGGTTCGACCCGAGACCTTACTGATCGGGAGGTACTTCAGGCCGTCCAGGAGATCGGCCTGCCTGTCGTCATCAAGGCCTCGGCCGGGGGGGGCGGAAAAGGGATGCGCATCGTGTCGACCGAGGCGATGCTGGGCAGTGCGCTTCGCGCGACTCGTTCAGAAGCGGCTGCTGCGTTCGGTAACGCAGCCATCTATGTCGAGCGGTATGTGGGCGCCGCTCGCCATATCGAGATCCAGGTGATGGCCGATACGCGGGGCAATGTGGTGTATCTTGGTGAGCGTGAATGCTCACTGCAGCGGCGTCACCAGAAGGTCATCGAGGAGTCGCCGTCGCCTTTTGTCGATCTTGAACTGAGGCGTCGGATGGGAGAGGCCGCGGTCCGATTGGCAAAGGCTGCGAACTACACGAACGCTGGGACGATGGAGTTCCTGGTCGATCCGTCCAAGAACTTTTATTTCCTGGAGATGAATACCCGGCTGCAGGTGGAGCACCCGATTACTGAAATGGTCACCGGACTCGATCTGGTGAAAGAGCAGATCAGGATCGCCGCCGGCGACGTCCTGTCAGTGCGGCAGGATGAGATCCGGTTGCGCGGTCACGCGATCGAGTGTCGCATCTATGCGGAGGATCCCTTCAACAATTTCATGCCGTCGCCCGGACGCATTCGGGCGCTGCGCACACCGGGCGGGCCTGGCCTTCGGATTGAAAGCGCGATCTACGAAGGGTGCGATGTTCCGATTCATTATGATCCCTTGATCTCAAAATTGGTCGTCTGGGGACGTGACCGAGGGGAGGCGATAGCGCGGGTACGGCGTGCGCTGGCTGAATATGTCATACTCGGCGTGAAAACCAATATCCCCTTCCATCGTCAGGTTCTCAATCTTTCGCAATTTGTGACGAGTCAAATCAATACGGAATTTCTGGAGAGTTGGCTGGCCACAGGACTCTCGCCTGAAAATGGGGCGTTCGCGGAGATTGCGCTGATTGCCGGAGCGCTCCACCTTCACACCAGGAAGCGTCCGGCTCCGACGCCTGTCGCGCAGGGCGTCCAGACCGACAGTTTATGGACGCGGGTTGCTCGTCAGGAGGGGATGCGACGACGATGA
- a CDS encoding Biotin/lipoic acid binding domain protein, with protein MIYSADLQGTHHKLAVQGMQSPVPVEVNGHTYEVDFSAADGSLLSLLVMGRSYEADVVEEEEGVLAVWVEGETYRIEYQEEGRRPRRSAGVTGHGVSGCQVITAPMPGKVVAVLVSSAQEVNAGQGVIVIEAMKMENELKASRSGVIKEIKVQEGAAVGGGDVLMIIE; from the coding sequence ATGATCTACTCCGCTGATCTGCAAGGTACACATCATAAGCTCGCGGTACAGGGTATGCAATCGCCGGTTCCGGTTGAGGTGAACGGGCATACCTACGAGGTCGATTTCAGCGCGGCTGACGGCAGCCTACTCTCGCTTCTGGTAATGGGTCGTTCGTATGAGGCCGATGTGGTCGAGGAAGAGGAGGGGGTTCTCGCGGTCTGGGTAGAGGGCGAAACGTACCGAATCGAATACCAGGAGGAGGGGCGTCGTCCCAGAAGAAGCGCCGGCGTGACAGGCCATGGGGTGAGCGGCTGTCAGGTGATTACGGCCCCCATGCCGGGAAAGGTTGTTGCGGTGCTGGTCTCATCGGCGCAAGAGGTGAATGCGGGTCAAGGCGTGATCGTCATCGAGGCGATGAAGATGGAGAATGAGTTGAAGGCTTCCAGGTCCGGGGTCATCAAGGAGATCAAGGTGCAGGAAGGAGCCGCTGTCGGCGGAGGGGACGTCCTGATGATCATCGAATAA